One genomic region from Gopherus flavomarginatus isolate rGopFla2 chromosome 20, rGopFla2.mat.asm, whole genome shotgun sequence encodes:
- the LOC127038003 gene encoding hepcidin-2-like: MRVQMLAVLLLFVSLLCAEGIRGASLADGSESQRTEEGLGESKVMVKREASFAGCRFCCNCCPDMGGCGICCTF, translated from the exons ATGAGAGTCCAGATGCTGGCTGTCCTGCTCCTGTTCGTGTCCCTCCTTTGCGCTGAGGGAATCCGCGGAGCATCCCTGGCCGAT GGCTCCGAGTCCCAGCGCACGGAGGAGGGCCTAGGCGAGTCCAAGGTGATGGTGAAGAGAGAAGCG AGTTTCGCTGGATGTCGCTTCTGCTGTAACTGCTGTCCTGATATGGGAGGCTGTGGGATCTGCTGCACCTTCTGA